The region CAAGGCGCAGTACGCCCACCTCAAGGAGGTCATGGACCGCGCGATCGGCCAGGACCCGAGCGACATCGCCAAGATCTACGAGTCGCTCATGTGGGCCGGCGCCTCGGTCGGCCGCTCGGGCGTCGCGACCCAGGCCGTCGCCGCGCTCGACGTCGCGCTCTACGACCTCAAGGCCCGCCGCGCCGGCCTGCCGCTCGCCAAGCTGCTCGGCGCGCACCGCGACTCGTGCCGCGTCTACAACACCTCCGGCGGCTTCCTCCAGGCCTCCGTCGAGGAGATCAAGGAGAAGGCGTCGGCCTCGCTCGAGTCCGGCATCGGCGGCATCAAGATCAAGGTCGGCCAGCCCGACTGGCGCGAGGACCTGCGCCGCGTCGCCGCCCTTCGCGAGCACCTCGGCGACGGCCCCTTCATGGTCGACGCCAACCAGCAGTGGGACCGCGCCCGCGCCCGCCGGATGTGCCGCGAGCTCGAGCAGTTCGACCTGGTCTGGATCGAGGAGCCGCTCGACGCGTGGGACCACGTCGGCCACGCCGACCTCTCGCAGACCTTCGACACCCCGATCGCCACCGGCGAGATGCTCACCTCGGTCGACGAGCACATGGGCCTGGTCAACGCCGGCTACCGCGGGATCGTGCAGCCCGACGCCCCGCGCATCGGCGGCATCACGCCGTTCCTGAAGTTCGCCACCCTCGCCGCCCACCACCGCCTCGACCTCGCGCCGCACTACGCGATGGAGATCCACCTCCACCTCGCGGCGACGTACCCCACCGAGCCGTGGGTCGAGCACTTCGAGTGGCTCAACCCGCTCTTCGAGGAGCGCATCGAGATCCGCGACGGCCAGATCTTCGTGCCGGACCGCCCGGGCCTCGGCTTCACGCTGACCGAGCGCATGCGTGAGCTCACCCTGGAGACCGCTACCTTCACCGCATGAGCTCGACCCTCTCCGCGCGTGTGGTCGCCGGCCTCAAGGACAAGATCCTGGCCGGCGACCTCGCGCCGGGAGCGAAGCTCCCCTCGGAGGCGGAGCTCATCGACGAGTACGCCGTCTCCCGCACCGTCGTGCGCGAGGCCGTGACCCGCCTCCGGGCCGAGGGCCTCGTGGAGACCCAGCAGGGTCGCGGGTCCTTCGTGCTCGCGGTCCCCGAGTCGTCGTCGTTCCTCGTGGAGGCCTCCGCCATCCGCACCAACGCGGACGTCACCGCGATGCTCGACTTCCGCATCGGCGTCGAGTCGGAGGCGGCTGCTCTGGCGGCGAGGCACCATACGCCGTCCGACGTCTCCTCGATCGAGTCCGCGATGTCGGGCTTCACGCGCGCCGGCCACGAGGGCGCGGTCGAGGCCGACTTCGCTTTCCACCTCGCCGTCGCCCGTGCCACGCAGAACCGCTTCTACGTCGACCTGCTCGGCTCGCTCGGACCGATGATGATCATGCTGCCCCGCACCCGCCTCGGCGAGGCGTACTCCATGACCGACGCCACCCACGTCGAGCGGGTCCAGCGCGAGCACGACAACGTCGCCGCCGCGGTCCTCGCCGGAGACGTCGAGACCGCCCGCGCCGCGATGCGGCTGCACCTGGGGAACACCCGCCGCCGGGTGACGTGACGTCCGGGCGCGGGTGCGCGGAGCGGTGTGTGAGCCACATTTCCGAGGCTCGGAATGTGGCTGTGGCACCGCCCGCGGGCGTGTCGTCGTACGCCGCGCCGGTGGGCGGAGCGGTGAGTGAGCCACATTTCGGAGGCTCGGGATGTGGCTGTGGCACCGCCCGCGGGCGTGTCGTCGTACGCCGCGCCGGTGGGCGGTGAGTGAGCCACGTTCCCGGGGCTCGGAATGTGGCTCACACACCGCTCAGGAGATCAGCGGCCGGACCTCTTGCCCCGGGCGACCTCGGTGGCGAGGGC is a window of Nocardioides oleivorans DNA encoding:
- a CDS encoding L-talarate/galactarate dehydratase; this encodes MTQTLTPTPSQPVAATGDRIRSITLSHVVLPLPYAVSDAKVLTGRQKPLTETVMLFVELTTEQGFEGMGFSYSKRAGGKAQYAHLKEVMDRAIGQDPSDIAKIYESLMWAGASVGRSGVATQAVAALDVALYDLKARRAGLPLAKLLGAHRDSCRVYNTSGGFLQASVEEIKEKASASLESGIGGIKIKVGQPDWREDLRRVAALREHLGDGPFMVDANQQWDRARARRMCRELEQFDLVWIEEPLDAWDHVGHADLSQTFDTPIATGEMLTSVDEHMGLVNAGYRGIVQPDAPRIGGITPFLKFATLAAHHRLDLAPHYAMEIHLHLAATYPTEPWVEHFEWLNPLFEERIEIRDGQIFVPDRPGLGFTLTERMRELTLETATFTA
- a CDS encoding FadR/GntR family transcriptional regulator, whose translation is MSSTLSARVVAGLKDKILAGDLAPGAKLPSEAELIDEYAVSRTVVREAVTRLRAEGLVETQQGRGSFVLAVPESSSFLVEASAIRTNADVTAMLDFRIGVESEAAALAARHHTPSDVSSIESAMSGFTRAGHEGAVEADFAFHLAVARATQNRFYVDLLGSLGPMMIMLPRTRLGEAYSMTDATHVERVQREHDNVAAAVLAGDVETARAAMRLHLGNTRRRVT